In Methylomonas sp. MK1, the following are encoded in one genomic region:
- a CDS encoding type II toxin-antitoxin system RelE/ParE family toxin: MKLKVIHSARYKIAAVMNGDSCDLEAFFNELSAKYNASATGLFTLIDRIAKEGLDGLSSQLWHMVDNNEKIFELIKGDLRLLFFKGNGDVLIIASHGFIKKSQKTPDKEKTKAIRHKKQYQTAHDQGSIRLVEESEEN, translated from the coding sequence ATGAAACTGAAGGTGATCCACAGCGCGCGCTATAAAATTGCAGCCGTTATGAACGGGGACTCGTGCGATTTGGAAGCATTTTTCAACGAACTTTCGGCAAAATACAACGCCAGCGCGACTGGCTTATTTACGCTAATCGATCGTATTGCCAAAGAAGGACTGGACGGTCTATCTAGCCAGCTTTGGCATATGGTGGACAATAACGAAAAAATATTTGAATTGATAAAAGGCGACTTAAGGTTGCTATTTTTTAAAGGTAATGGCGATGTCTTGATAATTGCTTCACATGGCTTTATCAAGAAATCACAGAAAACACCTGATAAAGAAAAGACCAAGGCAATTCGACATAAAAAACAATACCAGACAGCCCACGATCAGGGATCTATAAGACTGGTAGAAGAATCGGAGGAAAACTGA
- a CDS encoding DUF2066 domain-containing protein, which translates to MKGKSGFLKLCLWGLLCNCPLAEAVEVKGLYEIELIANSQSAEDRTQAIKQAMYAVLSRVLVSEDISKIPVVQQALSSAQNYVKQSQFSLISADELPDTDARLLRVQFDEDQLMEVMRKSQVGIWSEIRPETLVWLVVDDEEGRRFYNADSMPELESALAFASKIKGVPMIFPMLDLEEQQKISLSEVLSADSRNLLAVSARYEVTSVMAGRIAKKGDCWQGEWAFYFDGKIKQWSGACLPLKAAAVAGVQGAYDVLSNYYGVKPEASAAH; encoded by the coding sequence ATGAAGGGTAAATCCGGGTTTTTAAAGCTGTGTTTGTGGGGATTGTTGTGCAATTGCCCATTAGCAGAGGCTGTCGAAGTAAAGGGCTTGTATGAGATTGAGCTGATAGCCAATAGTCAGTCCGCCGAGGATAGAACGCAAGCGATCAAGCAGGCCATGTATGCCGTTCTAAGTCGGGTCTTGGTGTCAGAGGATATTTCCAAAATTCCGGTGGTGCAGCAAGCTTTATCCAGTGCGCAAAACTACGTCAAGCAATCGCAATTTTCCTTGATTTCCGCCGACGAACTGCCCGACACCGACGCGCGTTTGCTGAGAGTGCAGTTTGATGAAGACCAATTGATGGAAGTCATGCGCAAAAGCCAAGTAGGCATTTGGAGCGAGATCAGGCCGGAAACCCTGGTGTGGCTGGTCGTCGATGACGAAGAGGGGCGGCGGTTTTACAACGCTGACAGCATGCCGGAATTGGAAAGCGCATTGGCGTTTGCCTCGAAAATTAAAGGCGTGCCGATGATATTTCCGATGCTGGATTTGGAAGAACAGCAAAAAATCTCGCTGAGCGAAGTGCTAAGCGCTGATTCACGCAATTTACTAGCGGTATCTGCCCGCTACGAAGTCACCTCCGTGATGGCCGGTCGTATCGCCAAGAAAGGCGATTGCTGGCAGGGGGAATGGGCGTTTTATTTCGATGGCAAGATCAAGCAATGGAGCGGGGCTTGTTTACCTTTAAAAGCGGCAGCTGTCGCCGGTGTGCAAGGTGCGTACGATGTGCTGTCCAATTATTACGGGGTTAAACCGGAAGCCTCAGCCGCCCACTAA
- a CDS encoding CFI-box-CTERM domain-containing protein, translating into MQVDNAQSVLDSAGQYEIAVYSFVYSVNNTAIAQRGIQAPKGLTTWGMSGCYGVAVFGGQANNAQVDFLAMFHSSGGLGLDRLNEFLTHLERQLPQPGGNFQWVLVISQGNEQGQNYNWTALATDAPNCQLFNTLPAQVNMMNGPAPGGSHNAFAVDFGGHWGALGGNIVNAPQWAVAPRNNGSVSVAHPRGQRGCCYISSACCQYLGLPDNCDVLETLRKYRDNVLILTDEGKRDIEAYYQQAPTIVRRLESLANCEQVYSVIYRNYLVPAVQLIQAGKNDEAHCIYRTLVSDLTRYLDMSECPDWMDATLAFGDDLARATHNGFTLPIGFLST; encoded by the coding sequence ATGCAAGTCGATAATGCACAATCTGTTTTAGACTCAGCGGGACAGTATGAAATTGCAGTGTACAGCTTTGTTTACTCAGTTAACAATACGGCAATCGCGCAACGAGGCATTCAGGCGCCCAAAGGGCTCACTACCTGGGGGATGTCCGGCTGTTACGGCGTAGCGGTATTTGGAGGGCAAGCCAATAACGCGCAAGTCGATTTTCTCGCGATGTTCCATTCCTCTGGTGGGCTTGGCCTCGATCGCCTTAATGAATTTCTCACACATCTCGAAAGGCAATTGCCACAACCGGGGGGGAATTTCCAGTGGGTCCTTGTGATATCCCAAGGAAACGAACAAGGTCAAAATTACAATTGGACGGCATTAGCCACAGATGCCCCTAACTGTCAATTATTCAACACCCTACCAGCCCAAGTTAACATGATGAATGGCCCAGCCCCGGGTGGTTCTCACAATGCGTTTGCCGTTGATTTTGGCGGACACTGGGGCGCGCTGGGGGGCAATATAGTCAACGCCCCACAATGGGCCGTTGCGCCACGCAACAACGGATCGGTTAGTGTCGCCCATCCTAGGGGGCAACGGGGATGCTGCTACATATCCTCGGCGTGTTGTCAGTACTTGGGTTTACCTGACAATTGTGATGTACTTGAGACACTTCGAAAGTATCGTGACAATGTCCTTATCTTGACTGACGAAGGAAAACGCGACATAGAAGCGTACTACCAGCAAGCCCCCACAATCGTCAGACGGCTAGAAAGTCTTGCGAATTGCGAACAGGTCTACTCGGTAATTTACAGGAACTATTTGGTTCCTGCTGTTCAACTCATTCAGGCTGGGAAAAATGACGAAGCGCATTGCATCTACAGAACGCTCGTTTCAGACTTAACTCGATATCTGGACATGAGTGAATGCCCTGACTGGATGGATGCGACGCTGGCATTCGGTGATGACCTTGCGCGAGCAACCCATAACGGCTTCACTCTGCCGATAGGTTTTTTGTCCACATGA
- a CDS encoding PEP-CTERM sorting domain-containing protein — translation MLRKILSAAVLMAAGVNAHAALSTGDIAFTSFNADEDGFSFVTFVDLGANTVIHFNDNEWNGSAIGAGGAFNTGEGIMSWNSGASTIAAGTVVRFSKYDQLSRSVSAGSLFGASGDNGMNATNETIYALLGSTANAPTTFLAAVSNGGFGSNGTLTNTGLAVGTSAVQLNSSTDYAEYSGVRSGKTTFAEYKTLVNTNANWTNLGDGTFAAQVPNTTNFTVTAAPVPVPGAVWLFGSALLGFLGVRRKA, via the coding sequence ATGTTACGCAAAATTTTATCTGCGGCAGTGCTGATGGCGGCTGGCGTTAATGCCCATGCTGCTTTATCAACTGGCGACATCGCATTTACTTCCTTTAACGCTGATGAAGATGGTTTTTCATTCGTGACTTTCGTTGATCTTGGTGCCAACACCGTGATTCACTTCAACGACAATGAGTGGAACGGCAGCGCGATTGGTGCGGGCGGTGCTTTCAATACCGGCGAAGGTATTATGTCCTGGAACAGTGGCGCTTCGACTATTGCTGCCGGAACTGTCGTGCGTTTCAGCAAATATGATCAACTATCGCGCTCAGTATCGGCGGGTTCTTTGTTCGGTGCGTCCGGCGACAATGGTATGAACGCCACTAACGAAACGATTTATGCCCTATTAGGCTCAACTGCGAATGCACCAACGACATTCTTGGCTGCAGTTTCTAATGGAGGGTTTGGCAGTAACGGTACTTTGACAAATACTGGTTTGGCGGTAGGTACTAGCGCAGTCCAATTGAACAGCAGCACCGACTATGCCGAGTATAGCGGGGTACGTAGTGGAAAAACCACTTTCGCAGAATACAAGACTTTGGTGAACACTAACGCGAATTGGACTAACCTGGGCGATGGCACTTTCGCCGCGCAAGTTCCAAATACCACTAACTTCACTGTCACCGCTGCTCCTGTGCCAGTCCCAGGCGCAGTCTGGTTGTTCGGTTCCGCATTGTTAGGTTTTTTGGGCGTTCGTCGTAAAGCTTAA
- a CDS encoding alpha/beta hydrolase, whose translation MPPLAGVLLLSLSGCMPMSYPPGAKTNTAQLGENTFLTEDGASLPLRRWLPDTEPNAVIIALHGFNDYSHFFDAPGNYFSKLGIACFAYDQRGFGAAPQRGLWAGSEAYAQDLKQLTRLLKQRYPNKPLYLLGESMGGAIVITAVQQDDMPDVAGIILAAPALWARSTMPWYQTSLLWTLAHSMPWLTLTGSGLEIMPSDNIDMLRAMGRDPMVIKATRVETVYGLTNLMDTAFDSAGSLRAHTLMLYGEKDEVIPKEPTYAFLQQMLTTDTAEKTVAIYQNGYHMLLRDLQAPTAWQDIVAWIKSGPNQLPSGADSRARQLLSKG comes from the coding sequence ATGCCGCCGTTGGCTGGCGTATTGCTGCTCTCGCTGAGCGGCTGTATGCCGATGAGCTATCCACCCGGCGCTAAGACCAATACCGCGCAGCTGGGCGAGAATACTTTTCTAACCGAAGACGGCGCCAGTCTACCGCTACGCCGCTGGCTGCCAGACACCGAACCCAATGCAGTGATCATCGCGCTGCACGGCTTTAACGATTACAGCCACTTCTTCGATGCGCCGGGCAACTATTTCAGCAAACTCGGCATCGCCTGTTTCGCTTACGACCAACGCGGTTTTGGCGCAGCACCACAGCGCGGCTTGTGGGCGGGCAGCGAGGCTTACGCACAGGATTTAAAACAATTAACCCGCCTGCTGAAACAGCGCTACCCGAACAAACCGCTTTACCTACTGGGCGAAAGCATGGGCGGCGCTATTGTGATTACCGCCGTACAGCAGGACGATATGCCGGATGTGGCCGGCATCATCCTCGCCGCGCCGGCGCTATGGGCCAGGTCGACCATGCCTTGGTATCAAACCAGTTTACTGTGGACGCTGGCGCACAGCATGCCCTGGCTGACCTTGACCGGCAGCGGGCTGGAGATTATGCCTTCGGATAATATCGATATGCTGCGGGCGATGGGCCGCGATCCGATGGTGATCAAAGCCACCCGCGTGGAAACGGTATACGGATTAACCAACCTGATGGACACTGCCTTCGACAGCGCCGGCTCGCTACGGGCGCATACGCTGATGCTGTACGGCGAGAAAGACGAAGTCATCCCCAAGGAGCCGACTTATGCTTTCTTGCAGCAAATGCTGACCACCGATACAGCGGAAAAAACCGTGGCTATTTACCAGAACGGTTACCACATGCTGCTCCGCGATCTGCAAGCCCCTACCGCCTGGCAAGACATCGTGGCCTGGATTAAATCCGGCCCGAACCAGCTGCCTTCCGGTGCGGATAGCCGCGCCCGGCAATTGTTAAGTAAAGGCTAA
- the glnL gene encoding nitrogen regulation protein NR(II) has product MHKKILDHLNEAILLFDKDLRLTYINPAGEMLLADSAKHLLGQTAHKLFKTAHNTLFNDLLPRLYLLEPLVDRELILERLSQSITVNLSATPLLEDGKLSEILIELQQVDRHLRITKEEQLLAQQNTSRMLVRGLAHEIKNPLGGLRGAAQLLDLELQDPELKEYTQIIIAESDRLQDLMDKMLGPNKPAHKSQLNIHEVLERVRHLVTVEAAHGIMLHTNYDPSIPEIFADKNQLIQAILNIVRNAVQAVQNHGVITMKTRVQRHMTIGRKRYKLTVKIDIIDNGPGIKPELMGQIFYPMITGRAEGTGLGLSIAQSLINQHNGLIECESEPGNTVFSIYLPLETNHANT; this is encoded by the coding sequence GTGCACAAAAAGATACTGGATCACTTAAACGAAGCAATCCTGCTGTTCGACAAGGACTTGCGCCTGACCTATATCAACCCCGCCGGCGAGATGCTGCTTGCCGACAGCGCCAAACATTTGCTCGGCCAAACGGCGCACAAACTATTCAAAACCGCGCATAACACCCTATTTAACGATTTGTTGCCGCGTTTGTATTTGCTGGAGCCGCTGGTCGATAGAGAATTAATCCTAGAGCGGCTAAGTCAATCGATTACGGTTAACCTAAGCGCTACACCTTTGCTCGAGGACGGAAAATTAAGCGAAATCCTGATCGAACTGCAACAGGTAGACCGGCATTTACGCATTACCAAGGAAGAACAATTGCTGGCCCAGCAAAACACCAGCCGCATGTTGGTGCGCGGCTTGGCGCATGAAATCAAGAATCCGCTGGGCGGTTTACGCGGCGCGGCGCAATTGCTGGACCTGGAACTGCAAGATCCTGAATTAAAGGAATATACGCAAATCATTATCGCCGAGTCCGACCGCTTGCAGGATCTAATGGACAAAATGCTCGGCCCCAACAAACCCGCGCATAAAAGCCAGCTGAATATTCACGAAGTACTGGAACGCGTCCGACATCTGGTCACGGTAGAAGCCGCCCACGGCATTATGCTGCATACCAATTACGACCCGAGCATCCCGGAGATTTTCGCCGACAAAAACCAGCTGATCCAGGCCATTCTGAATATCGTCCGCAATGCCGTGCAGGCAGTACAGAACCACGGTGTGATTACCATGAAAACCCGGGTGCAACGGCATATGACCATAGGGCGCAAACGCTACAAGCTGACCGTCAAAATCGATATTATCGATAACGGTCCGGGCATCAAGCCCGAGCTGATGGGACAGATTTTTTATCCGATGATCACCGGCCGCGCCGAGGGTACCGGACTTGGCCTGTCGATTGCTCAATCTTTGATCAACCAGCATAACGGCTTGATTGAATGCGAAAGCGAGCCGGGCAATACCGTATTTTCCATCTACCTACCTTTGGAGACGAATCATGCAAATACCTGA
- a CDS encoding exodeoxyribonuclease III, whose translation MLRIISANLNGIRSATRKGFYDWLDTQTPDFVCLQELKAQAGDMTAEMLTPNGLHGYFHYAQKKGYSGVGIYSKQPADKVIEGLGHADIDSEGRYLEVQVGNLSVISLYLPSGSSSEERQTVKYSVMERFYPHLAELKASGREVVICGDWNIAHKAADLKNWCGNQKNSGFLPAERAWMTQVYDELGWVDVYRRLHPDATDACYTWWSNRGQAWAKNVGWRIDYQVATPGIACRAQSTSIFKEQRFSDHAPLIVDYAD comes from the coding sequence ATGCTCCGTATCATCTCCGCCAATCTAAACGGCATTCGTTCGGCAACCAGAAAAGGTTTTTACGACTGGTTAGACACCCAAACCCCCGATTTTGTATGCCTACAAGAACTTAAAGCCCAAGCCGGCGATATGACAGCCGAGATGCTCACACCGAACGGCCTGCACGGTTATTTTCATTATGCCCAAAAGAAGGGCTACAGCGGCGTCGGTATCTATAGCAAACAGCCGGCTGATAAAGTGATTGAAGGCTTGGGGCATGCCGACATCGATAGCGAGGGCCGCTATCTGGAAGTGCAAGTCGGTAATCTATCGGTAATTTCCTTGTATCTGCCGTCAGGCTCCAGCAGCGAGGAGCGACAAACCGTTAAATACAGCGTGATGGAACGCTTCTACCCGCATCTTGCCGAACTGAAAGCCAGCGGCCGGGAAGTGGTGATTTGCGGCGACTGGAATATCGCTCACAAAGCAGCCGATTTGAAAAACTGGTGCGGCAATCAGAAAAACTCCGGTTTTTTACCGGCGGAAAGGGCCTGGATGACCCAAGTTTACGATGAGTTGGGCTGGGTGGACGTCTATCGCCGTCTGCATCCGGACGCTACCGACGCCTGCTACACCTGGTGGAGCAATCGCGGCCAGGCTTGGGCTAAGAATGTCGGTTGGCGCATCGATTATCAAGTCGCCACGCCGGGCATTGCCTGCCGAGCGCAGTCAACCAGCATTTTTAAAGAGCAACGCTTCAGCGACCATGCGCCGTTGATCGTCGATTACGCTGACTAG
- the ntrC gene encoding nitrogen regulation protein NR(I), whose product MQIPDKVWIVDDDKSIRWVLEKALQKAGVHTQSFASANELLKSLPGGLPQVLITDIRMPGMDGFELLRNIQNSYPDLPVIVMTAHSDLESAVSAFHGGAFEYLPKPFDVTEVVETVQRACAHSKQRQSDIVQAPPTVEETPEIIGEAPAMQEVFRAIGRLARSHITVLINGESGTGKELVAKALHRHSPRAEQPFIALNMAAIPKDLMESELFGHEKGAFTGAQARRIGRFEQANNGTLFLDEIGDMPAELQTRLLRVLADNEFYPVGAHTSVRVNVRIIAATHQDLEALVAQGRFREDLFHRLNVIRIHIPPLRERRQDIGLLMRHYLYQSAKELNTEIKLLKPETEAFLSGLKWPGNVRQLENICRWLTVMASGREIHLEDLPPELTHNSGDSASGETTPGDWESQFKNWVKQQLSTGKVDIAKQAIPTLETLLIEAALNHTHGRKHEAALLLGYGRNTLTRKIKELDIKE is encoded by the coding sequence ATGCAAATACCTGACAAGGTCTGGATTGTCGATGATGACAAATCCATCCGCTGGGTACTTGAAAAAGCCTTGCAAAAAGCCGGCGTGCATACGCAAAGCTTCGCCAGCGCCAACGAATTGTTGAAATCGTTGCCCGGCGGACTACCGCAAGTGCTGATCACTGATATTCGGATGCCGGGCATGGACGGCTTCGAGTTGTTGCGGAACATTCAAAACAGTTATCCGGATTTACCGGTGATCGTCATGACTGCACATTCCGACCTGGAAAGCGCGGTGTCGGCGTTTCACGGCGGGGCGTTCGAATACCTGCCTAAACCCTTCGATGTCACCGAAGTCGTCGAAACCGTACAACGCGCCTGCGCGCACAGCAAACAACGGCAAAGCGACATTGTGCAAGCACCACCTACCGTCGAAGAAACCCCGGAAATCATCGGCGAAGCGCCGGCCATGCAAGAAGTGTTTCGGGCGATAGGCCGTCTGGCGCGCTCGCACATCACCGTACTGATTAACGGCGAATCGGGTACCGGGAAGGAACTGGTCGCCAAGGCCCTGCACCGTCACAGTCCGCGCGCCGAGCAACCGTTCATAGCCTTGAACATGGCAGCCATTCCTAAGGATTTGATGGAATCCGAACTATTCGGCCATGAAAAAGGCGCGTTTACCGGCGCCCAAGCCCGGCGTATCGGTCGATTCGAACAAGCCAACAACGGCACATTGTTTCTGGATGAAATCGGCGACATGCCCGCCGAATTACAAACCCGCTTGCTGCGGGTACTGGCGGACAATGAGTTTTATCCAGTAGGTGCTCACACCTCGGTAAGAGTGAACGTGCGCATCATCGCCGCCACCCATCAGGATTTGGAAGCGCTGGTGGCTCAGGGCCGGTTTCGGGAAGACTTGTTTCACCGTCTGAACGTGATTCGGATTCATATCCCGCCGTTGCGCGAACGCAGGCAGGATATAGGCTTGTTGATGCGGCATTATCTGTATCAAAGCGCGAAGGAACTGAATACCGAAATCAAACTGTTAAAACCGGAAACCGAGGCATTTTTAAGTGGTTTGAAGTGGCCTGGTAATGTGCGGCAACTGGAAAATATCTGCCGCTGGCTGACGGTGATGGCCTCCGGCCGGGAAATTCATCTGGAAGATTTGCCGCCGGAACTGACCCACAATAGCGGCGATTCCGCATCCGGCGAAACAACACCGGGAGATTGGGAAAGTCAGTTTAAAAACTGGGTCAAGCAACAATTATCGACCGGTAAAGTGGACATCGCCAAACAGGCCATCCCTACCTTGGAAACCCTGTTAATTGAGGCGGCCTTGAATCATACGCATGGCCGCAAACACGAAGCGGCTCTGCTGCTGGGTTACGGCCGCAACACCTTGACCCGCAAAATCAAGGAGCTGGATATTAAAGAATAA
- a CDS encoding ParB/RepB/Spo0J family partition protein, which produces MLATKRYEYLPIDQIEFHHTLTNHRELDRAKVAHLEKDIVVNGLFEPLVVWERNNREYYLVGGFHRMEAIQGIRRANPGYFDRVDVRIVTGDPDEIKALNLKLNSDRVDTRITDYFQTVIYLNNANWSRERIAEFFDKSVSWIDDIIRYAPLTTEAMREKLAGGELSWARARDILRKALNAPPGNEKDIIESELSRPAQPVAKPLPFHTTIKRLSSSVKADPKRTFKVSTQDIYALVLTLRGKNVDQEAIERVRKAFPILWDDE; this is translated from the coding sequence ATGCTCGCTACCAAACGCTACGAATATTTACCCATCGATCAGATTGAATTTCATCACACGCTCACCAACCATAGAGAACTGGATCGGGCCAAGGTCGCGCATCTGGAAAAAGACATCGTGGTCAATGGCCTGTTCGAGCCGTTGGTGGTTTGGGAGCGTAACAACCGCGAATATTATCTGGTCGGTGGCTTTCATCGCATGGAGGCCATTCAAGGTATTCGCCGCGCCAATCCCGGCTATTTCGACAGAGTGGACGTCAGAATCGTCACCGGCGACCCGGATGAAATCAAGGCGCTGAATCTAAAACTGAATTCCGACCGCGTCGACACCCGCATCACCGATTATTTCCAGACCGTGATTTACTTGAACAATGCCAACTGGTCCAGAGAGCGCATCGCCGAATTCTTCGACAAAAGTGTCAGCTGGATCGACGACATCATTCGCTACGCCCCGCTGACCACGGAAGCAATGCGCGAAAAACTGGCCGGCGGCGAGTTGTCCTGGGCCAGGGCGCGCGACATCTTGCGCAAAGCCTTAAACGCGCCACCCGGCAATGAAAAAGACATTATCGAAAGCGAACTGTCCCGACCCGCGCAGCCGGTTGCCAAACCCCTACCCTTCCATACAACGATCAAACGTTTATCCAGCTCAGTTAAAGCCGATCCCAAACGCACGTTTAAAGTCAGCACCCAGGATATTTACGCCTTGGTGCTGACCTTGCGCGGCAAAAACGTCGATCAGGAGGCCATCGAACGGGTGCGTAAAGCGTTTCCTATTTTGTGGGACGATGAATAG
- the purM gene encoding phosphoribosylformylglycinamidine cyclo-ligase has translation MSEQQQDRLNYKSAGVDIEAGNALVERIKPIAAKTRNAGVMAGLGGFGSLFELPLDRYKHPVLVSGTDGVGTKLKLALDLNIHNSVGIDLVAMCVNDIIVQGAEPLFFLDYFATGKLEVDTAASVIEGIGKGCEQSGAALVGGETAEMPGMYADGDYDLAGFCVGIVEKDRIIDGSKVQAGDKLIALASSGPHSNGYSLIRKIVARSGLAWTDSVNGKPLGETLLTPTRIYVKPLLELLKTVPVHAMAHITGGGITENLPRVLPNGLNASVQLSAWQLPEIFVWLQEQGNVELADMLVTFNCGIGMIVCVAAEDEAATLEILQQQGETAFSIGEIVAGDGKPHVIYS, from the coding sequence TTGAGCGAACAACAACAAGACCGCCTGAATTATAAAAGCGCGGGCGTCGATATTGAAGCCGGCAACGCTTTAGTCGAACGCATCAAACCCATCGCGGCCAAAACCCGTAATGCGGGCGTCATGGCCGGTTTAGGCGGCTTCGGTTCGCTGTTCGAATTACCGCTGGACCGTTACAAACACCCAGTACTCGTATCCGGCACCGATGGCGTCGGCACCAAATTAAAACTGGCTCTGGATTTAAACATCCACAACAGCGTCGGTATCGACCTAGTAGCCATGTGCGTTAACGACATTATCGTCCAGGGCGCGGAACCGTTGTTTTTTCTGGATTATTTCGCCACCGGCAAGTTGGAAGTCGATACCGCCGCCAGCGTCATCGAAGGTATAGGCAAAGGCTGCGAACAGTCCGGCGCGGCATTAGTTGGTGGTGAAACTGCGGAAATGCCCGGCATGTACGCGGATGGCGATTACGACTTGGCTGGCTTTTGCGTCGGCATCGTCGAAAAAGACCGCATCATCGACGGCAGCAAAGTACAGGCGGGCGACAAACTCATCGCCCTCGCTTCATCCGGCCCGCATTCCAACGGCTATTCCTTGATTCGCAAAATCGTCGCTCGTAGCGGTCTGGCCTGGACCGATAGCGTCAACGGCAAACCACTCGGCGAGACCCTGCTAACTCCGACTCGCATCTACGTCAAACCACTGTTGGAACTGTTAAAAACCGTGCCGGTGCATGCAATGGCCCACATCACCGGCGGCGGCATTACCGAAAACCTGCCGCGCGTGTTACCCAACGGTCTGAACGCAAGTGTGCAACTATCGGCCTGGCAATTGCCGGAGATTTTCGTCTGGCTGCAAGAGCAAGGCAATGTCGAATTGGCCGACATGCTCGTTACTTTCAACTGCGGCATCGGCATGATTGTCTGCGTCGCGGCAGAAGATGAAGCCGCCACGCTGGAAATATTGCAACAACAAGGCGAAACCGCATTCAGCATCGGCGAAATCGTCGCTGGTGACGGTAAACCTCACGTAATCTACTCCTGA
- a CDS encoding alkaline phosphatase PhoX, whose product MKAFKLTLIAAAVASVVSPLTAQAADTWFDNFTPLTSSAGPTANEATPITLSNPGFTQVTIADRATQNTLVPGSNSGNWDMITANETGANAGRYLFMPFETGTGGVQRIDLQDSNYNTRTTTIVAPGTQGFVSGDASRWTPWGSYLTAEESWGANSSKGRLFEVTNATTATANGGNFIQRTVVPHVSHEGLAFDSNNSMYFIDELNGGSIFKYVSANPLATTGDDFFAAGQTFAMKVGAGSQFEGNNGPAITGGFTWEAITNASGGALTGVSVLAKDGNIDGRASATAVSATGYNRPEDLEVQNLGGNQLIYFATTDSDTNANTTDGRSRIYNFNVATNTVSLFADSNTIDLATGLAVGGGLRNADNLAIDAEGNMYIIEDRDGAIDDDIWFAKDINKDGDLLDAGEGLARWASNGTVGSEFTGLYFDKFNANVAYVNIQHPNSGVDRTMMITATPAAVPVPGAVWLFGSALAGFVGLRRRKA is encoded by the coding sequence ATGAAAGCTTTTAAATTAACTCTGATCGCAGCGGCAGTAGCCTCTGTTGTTTCGCCTTTGACCGCTCAAGCGGCAGACACTTGGTTTGATAATTTTACTCCGCTGACAAGCTCGGCTGGTCCGACCGCTAACGAAGCAACCCCAATTACTTTGTCAAACCCAGGTTTTACTCAAGTCACCATCGCTGATCGTGCCACGCAAAACACCTTGGTACCTGGCTCAAATTCAGGCAACTGGGACATGATCACTGCTAACGAAACCGGCGCTAACGCGGGTCGTTATTTGTTCATGCCGTTTGAAACTGGCACCGGTGGCGTACAACGTATCGATTTGCAAGACAGCAACTACAATACTCGCACTACTACTATCGTTGCACCAGGTACTCAAGGCTTTGTATCAGGTGATGCGTCACGCTGGACACCTTGGGGTAGTTATTTAACTGCCGAAGAATCTTGGGGCGCAAACAGCAGCAAAGGTCGTTTGTTCGAAGTGACCAACGCTACGACTGCAACAGCCAATGGCGGTAACTTCATTCAACGCACTGTTGTTCCGCACGTTTCTCACGAAGGTCTGGCTTTCGACAGCAACAACAGCATGTATTTTATCGATGAGTTGAACGGCGGTTCGATTTTCAAATATGTGTCAGCAAATCCATTAGCCACAACCGGTGACGACTTTTTCGCCGCAGGTCAAACTTTCGCCATGAAAGTGGGCGCTGGTAGCCAGTTCGAAGGTAACAACGGTCCAGCTATTACTGGTGGTTTTACTTGGGAAGCTATCACAAACGCTAGCGGTGGCGCGTTAACTGGTGTTTCTGTTCTGGCTAAAGACGGAAATATCGATGGCCGCGCTTCAGCTACAGCAGTGAGTGCTACCGGCTACAACCGTCCGGAAGATTTGGAAGTTCAAAATTTGGGCGGCAATCAGTTGATTTATTTTGCTACTACAGATTCTGACACCAACGCCAATACTACAGATGGCCGTAGCCGCATTTATAACTTCAACGTAGCTACAAACACCGTTAGCCTGTTTGCCGATTCCAACACCATTGATTTGGCAACCGGTTTGGCGGTGGGTGGCGGCTTGAGAAATGCCGATAACTTGGCAATCGATGCCGAAGGCAATATGTACATCATCGAAGACCGCGATGGTGCTATCGACGACGATATTTGGTTTGCCAAAGACATCAATAAAGACGGTGATTTGTTGGACGCAGGCGAAGGTCTGGCTCGTTGGGCTTCTAACGGCACTGTAGGTTCCGAGTTCACCGGCTTGTACTTCGATAAATTCAACGCAAACGTTGCTTACGTCAACATCCAGCATCCTAACAGTGGCGTTGACCGTACCATGATGATCACTGCTACTCCAGCCGCTGTGCCAGTCCCAGGCGCGGTTTGGTTGTTCGGTTCAGCATTGGCTGGCTTCGTTGGCCTGCGCCGCCGCAAAGCTTAA